In a genomic window of Oncorhynchus keta strain PuntledgeMale-10-30-2019 chromosome 26, Oket_V2, whole genome shotgun sequence:
- the LOC118359178 gene encoding MAP kinase-interacting serine/threonine-protein kinase 2-like has translation MVQNKITEVTGFHRSFKGPNPFAGDEFTNGSLLNSDFNFDLSNRHDITSSKPIDIPDAKKRNKKKKRCRATDSFSGRFEDVYSLQSEVLGEGAYARVQTCINLITNKEYAVKIIEKRPGHSRSRVFREVEMLYQCQGHRNILELVEFFEEEDKFYLVFEMLRGGTVLAHIHRRLHFSEQEACVVVQDIASALDFLHNKGMAHRDLKPENILCEHADKISPVKICDFDLGSGIKLNSDSSPISTPELLTPCGSAEYMAPEVVEAFSEEATNYDKRCDLWSLGVILYILLSGYPPFVGRCGSDCGWDMGEPCHTCQNMLFESIQEGKYEFPEKDWAHISSSAKDLISKLLVRDAKNRLSAGQVLQHPWVQGGFSDTLPTSILPQRSSAKDLTFFAGKAVAMNRQLAEQAVMAEQQQLDEAPTVITACSTSMHLSPPSNSKLSKRRQSLLKTGPVSAAELCQLLAPLVITSSA, from the exons ATGGTGCAAAATAAGATCACCGAAGTGACTGGATTCCATCGCTCTTTCAAG GGCCCAAATCCCTTTGCTGGTGATGAATTCACAAATGGTTCCCTCCTTAATTCAGACTTCAATTTTGATTTGTCAAATAGACATG ATATTACCTCCAGCAAGCCTATTGACATCCCTGATGCCAAGAAGAGAAATAAGAAGAAAAAGCGTTGCAGGGCAACTGACAGCTTCTCTGGCCGATTTGAGG ATGTCTACAGCCTGCAGTCAGAGGTACTTGGAGAGGGGGCTTATGCAAGGGTACAGACCTGCATCAACCTCATCACCAATAAAGAATATGCTGTCAAG ATCATTGAGAAGAGACCCGGTCACAGCCGCAGTCGCGTCTTCAGGGAGGTGGAGATGCTGTACCAGTGCCAGGGTCACAG AAACATCCTGGAGCTGGTGGAGTTCTTTGAGGAGGAAGACAAGTTTTACTTGGTGTTTGAAATGCTCAGAGGGG GTACAGTCCTGGCTCACATCCACAGGAGActacacttcagtgagcaggaaGCCTGCGTTGTGGTGCAGGACATCGCCAGCGCTCTGGATTTCCTGCATAACAAAG GAATGGCACATAGAGATCTGAAGCCGGAGAACATCTTATGTGAGCATGCAGACAAA ATCTCGCCTGTGAAGATCTGTGACTTTGACCTGGGTAGTGGGATCAAGCTAAACAGCGACAgctctcccatctccaccccAGAGCTCCTCACTCCA TGTGGCTCGGCAGAGTACATGGCCCCTGAAGTGGTGGAGGCCTTCAGTGAGGAGGCCACAAACTATGACAAGCGCTGTGACCTGTGGAGCCTGGGGGTCATCCTCTACATCCTGTTGAGTGGCTACCCACCCTTTGTAGGCCGCTGCGGTAGCGACTGTGGCTGGGATATGGGAGAACCCTGCCACACATGCCAG AACATGTTGTTTGAGAGTATCCAGGAAGGGAAGTATGAGTTTCCAGAGAAGGACTGGGCTCACATCTCCTCAAGTGCCAAAGACCTGATCTCCAAACTTCTTGTTAGAGATGCCAAGAACCGCCTGAGTGCCGGCCAGGTTCTGCAGCACCCCTGGGTGCAGGGG ggATTCTCTGACACACTGCCAACATCCATCCTACCTCAAAG GAGCAGTGCCAAGGACCTGACGTTCTTTGCTGGCAAGGCAGTGGCCATGAACCGGCAGCTGGCTGAGCAGGCTGTGATGGCAGAGCAGCAGCAGCTCGACGAGGCTCCCACTGTCATCACAGCCTGCTCCACTTCCATgcacctctcccctccatccaacTCCAAGCTGTCCAAGCGCAGGCAGAGCCTGCTAAAGACGGGGCCTGTCTCTGCCGCCGAGCTCTGCCAGCTCCTCGCCCCCCTCGTCATCACGTCATCTGCCTGA
- the LOC118359180 gene encoding MOB kinase activator 3A-like, with protein MSMALKQVFNKERTFRPKRKFEPGTQRFELHKKAQASLNAGLDLKQAVALPHGEDLNDWVAVHVVDFFNRINLIYGTISDSCTDQTCPVMSGGPKYEYRWQDEHKYKKPTAVPAPKYMSLLMDWIEVQINNEHIFPTNVGTPFPKTFMQVAKKILSRLFRVFVHVYIHHFDRVNQMGAEAHVNTCYKHFYYFVTEFNLTDHKELEPLKEMTSQMCH; from the exons ATGTCCATGGCCCTGAAGCAAGTCTTCAACAAGGAGAGGACATTCCGGCCAAAGCGTAAGTTTGAGCCCGGGACACAGCGCTTTGAGCTGCACAAGAAGGCCCAGGCGTCTCTGAATGCAGGCCTGGACCTGAAGCAGGCGGTGGCGTTGCCCCATGGAGAGGACCTTAATGACTGGGTTGCTGTTCACGTGGTGGACTTCTTCAACCGCATCAACCTCATCTACGGCACCATCAGCGACTCCTGCACCGACCAGACCTGCCCCGTCATGTCCGGAGGGCCCAAGTACGAGTACCGCTGGCAGGACGAGCACAAGTACAAGAAGCCCACAGCCGTGCCAGCCCCAAAATACATGAGCCTGCTGATGGACTGGATCGAGGTACAGATCAACAACGAGCACATCTTCCCCACCAACGTTG GTACTCCCTTCCCAAAGACCTTCATGCAGGTAGCTAAGAAGATTTTGTCTCGCCTGTTCCGTGTGTTTGTCCACGTCTACATCCATCACTTTGATCGTGTGAACCAGATGGGTGCAGAGGCCCACGTCAACACCTGTTACAAGCACTTCTATTACTTTGTAACAGAGTTTAACCTCACAGACCACAAGGAGCTCGAGCCACTG AAAGAGATGACATCACAGATGTGCCACTAA
- the LOC118359179 gene encoding tyrosine-protein kinase ZAP-70-like produces MATDPAADLPFFYGSISRSEAEEHLKLAGMADGLFLLRQCLRSLGGYVVSLVWNVEFHHYSVEKQLNSTYCIAGGKPHCGPAELCEFYSNDSDGLVCTLRKPCLRSPDNPIRAGVFDNLRDNMLREYVRQTWNLEGEAMEQAIISQAPQLEKLIATTAHERMPWYHSKIPRQEGERRLYSGAQPDGKFLVRDREESGTFALSLMYGKTTYHYQILHDKSGKYSMPEGTKFDTVWQLVEYLKMKPDGLVTVLREPCVNRNNAKQTPVVPSGRRPRTNGYTPPPGVPLGGSKEIKTSPPTDRPMLPMDCSEFVNPYHDPNDLKKFFINRDQLMIDEVELGSGNFGCVKKGVFKTNKGHTDVAIKVLKSENEKLVKDEMMREAEIMHQLSNPYIVRMLGLCQAECLMLVMEMASVGPLNKFLSTNKDKVTVENIVGLMHQVSMGMKYLEEKNFVHRDLAARNVLLVNQQFAKISDFGLSKALGADDNYYKARTAGKWPLKWYAPECMNFHKFSSRSDVWSFGVTMWEAFSYGGKPYKKMKGPEVISFIASGSRMECPSGCPDRMYALMKDCWTYKHEDRPGFVKVEECMRVFYYSISNKTPPEVTADAAEPLK; encoded by the exons atgGCGACAGACCCTGCGGCAGACCTGCCTTTCTTCTACGGCAGCATCAGTCGTTCGGAGGCTGAGGAGCACCTGAAGCTGGCAGGCATGGCCGACGGGCTGTTCCTGCTGCGCCAGTGTTTGCGGAGCCTGGGCGGCTACGTGGTCTCTCTGGTGTGGAACGTGGAGTTCCACCACTACTCTGTGGAGAAACAGCTCAACAGCACCTACTGTATTGCAGGTGGAAAGCCCCACTGTGGTCCAGCGGAGCTCTGTGAGTTTTACAGTAATGATTCAGATGGCCTGGTGTGCACCCTGAGGAAGCCCTGTCTGCGCTCCCCAGACAACCCCATCAGAGCAGGCGTCTTTGATAACCTGAGGGACAACATGCTGAGGGAGTATGTACGACAGACCTGGAACCTGGAG GGGGAGGCCATGGAGCAGGCTATCATCAGCCAGGCTCCACAGCTGGAGAAGCTGATCGCCACCACCGCCCATGAGAGGATGCCCTGGTACCACAGCAAGATACCTCGCCAGGAAGGGGAGAGGCGGCTCTACTCCGGGGCACAGCCAGATGGAAAGTTCCT agtcagagacagggaaGAGTCTGGAACCTTTGCCCTTTCTTTGATGTACGGAAAAACGACCTACCATTACCAGATCCTACATGACAAATCAGGGAAGTACTCCATGCCAGAGGGAACCAAATTTGACACTGTGTGGCAG CTGGTTGAGTATCTGAAGATGAAACCTGATGGGCTAGTGACAGTTCTGAGGGAACCGTGTGTGAACCGCAACAACGCCAAAC AGACTCCTGTTGTGCCCTCGGGG AGGCGGCCCAGAACAAATGGATACACACCGCCACCTGGAG TACCTCTGGGGGGCTCCAAGGAAATCAAGACTTCCCCCCCCACAGACCGTCCGATGTTGCCCATGGACTGCAGTGAATTTGTCAACCCTTACCATGACCCCAATGACCTGAAGAAGTTCTTCATCAATAGGGATCAGCTGATGATTGACGAGGTGGAGCTCGGCTCGGGAAACTTTGGCTGTGTCAAGAAAGGAGTCTTCAAAACAAATAA GGGCCACACTGATGTGGCCATCAAGGTGCTGAAGAGTGAGAATGAGAAGCTGGTGAAAGATGAGATGATGAGGGAGGCGGAGATCATGCACCAGCTGAGTAACCCTTACATCGTCCGCATGCTGGGACTCTGCCAGGCTGAGTGCCTGATGCTGGTGATGGAGATGGCTTCTGTTGGGCCACTCAACAAGTTCCTCTCCACCAATAA GGATAAGGTCACAGTGGAGAACATTGTGGGTCTGATGCACCAGGTGTCTATGGGAATGAAGTACCTGGAGGAGAAGAACTTTGTGCACAGAGACCTGGCAGCTCGCAACGTCCTGCTGGTCAACCAACAGTTTGCCAAGATCAGTGACTTTGGTCTGTCCAAGGCTTTGGGTGCTGATGACAACTATTACAAG GCACGCACAGCAGGAAAATGGCCGCTGAAGTGGTATGCTCCAGAATGCATGAACTTCCACAAGTTCTCCAGCAGGAGTGATGTCTGGAGCTTTGGTGTCACCATGTGGGAAGCCTTTTCTTACGGAGGAAAACCATACAAG AAAATGAAAGGTCCGGAGGTGATCAGTTTCATTGCCAGTGGGAGCCGGATGGAATGTCCGTCTGGATGTCCAGATAGAATGTATGCACTGATGAAGGACTGCTGGACATACAA ACACGAGGACCGGCCAGGCTTTgtgaaggtggaggagtgcaTGCGAGTCTTTTATTACTCCATATCCAACAAAACTCCTCCTGAGGTGACCGCAGACGCTGCTGAGCCTCTCAAGTAG